A genomic stretch from Hydrogenimonas urashimensis includes:
- the nhaD gene encoding sodium:proton antiporter NhaD: MHEATFHLTTTWVGIIDLAIFLLAYYFVATEEKYEINKAKPALFAGTFMFMLIGIYFTLNGMDPDPLHHEMSKLILEIAEIFFFLFVAMTFIETLIERRVFDVLKYKLVSKGYSYKKLFWLTGLLAFFISPVADNLTTALILSTVLFTIDKNNKDFLVAGAINIVVAANAGGAWSPFGDITTLMAWTAGKGEFVDFLYLFIPSIASWLLTGWLLARYVPDGEPHFNVEAEEIPTMKDGGKTVIWLGVFTIAIAVLGHQFFHFPAMWGMMFGLSLLKLHSYKLQHSTTAEGYDVFVNMKKVENDTLLFFFGILSAVGALHFLGYLDYIHDLYGIVGPTAANIGVGFISAIVDNVPVMSAILKASPEMGIDQWLLVTLTAGIGGSLISFGSAAGVGVMGRLRGIYTFNAHIKLAWTVLAGYALGMVLWYIQFEMMGLY; this comes from the coding sequence ATGCACGAAGCGACGTTTCATCTGACGACCACCTGGGTCGGCATCATCGACCTGGCGATCTTTTTGCTGGCCTACTACTTCGTAGCGACCGAAGAGAAGTATGAAATCAACAAAGCCAAGCCCGCGCTGTTTGCCGGTACCTTCATGTTTATGCTCATCGGCATCTATTTTACACTCAACGGGATGGACCCCGACCCGCTCCATCACGAGATGAGCAAGCTGATACTGGAAATCGCCGAAATCTTCTTCTTTCTCTTCGTGGCGATGACATTCATCGAAACATTGATCGAACGCCGTGTTTTCGATGTGCTCAAATACAAACTGGTTTCGAAAGGGTACAGTTACAAAAAACTCTTCTGGCTGACGGGCCTGCTGGCCTTCTTCATCTCTCCGGTGGCCGACAACCTGACGACGGCACTGATACTCTCGACCGTTCTTTTCACGATCGACAAAAACAACAAAGATTTCCTCGTGGCCGGTGCCATCAACATTGTCGTCGCCGCCAATGCGGGGGGTGCCTGGAGTCCCTTCGGCGACATCACGACCCTGATGGCATGGACGGCCGGCAAAGGCGAATTTGTCGATTTTCTCTATCTTTTCATACCCTCCATCGCCAGTTGGCTTCTGACCGGATGGCTTCTTGCCCGCTATGTGCCGGACGGAGAGCCCCATTTCAATGTGGAGGCCGAGGAGATTCCGACCATGAAAGACGGGGGAAAAACCGTCATCTGGCTGGGAGTTTTCACGATCGCCATCGCGGTGCTGGGACACCAGTTTTTCCACTTTCCCGCCATGTGGGGCATGATGTTCGGTCTCTCGCTGCTGAAACTCCACTCCTACAAGCTTCAGCACAGTACCACGGCGGAAGGGTATGATGTCTTTGTCAACATGAAGAAGGTCGAAAACGACACGCTCCTCTTTTTCTTCGGCATCCTCTCTGCCGTGGGAGCGCTCCACTTTCTGGGGTATCTCGACTATATCCACGATCTTTACGGCATCGTCGGACCGACCGCTGCCAACATCGGCGTCGGTTTCATCTCCGCGATCGTCGACAACGTGCCGGTCATGAGCGCGATTTTGAAGGCGAGTCCGGAAATGGGCATCGATCAGTGGCTGCTGGTGACGCTGACAGCCGGTATCGGCGGCAGTCTCATCAGTTTCGGTTCCGCCGCGGGTGTGGGCGTTATGGGACGCCTTCGCGGTATCTACACCTTCAACGCCCACATCAAACTCGCGTGGACCGTCCTGGCCGGCTATGCGCTCGGCATGGTACTGTGGTACATCCAGTTCGAGATGATGGGACTGTATTGA
- a CDS encoding RDD family protein, with product MDEPIENRLRKSGLQPAPLGRRSVAFAIDDMLISIIFIILLWQPISMAQGPQEVAAVINSVWLLIATAHIIYHTWFVWQYGATLGKIAMKMVVVETGTMQRPRFSVAFNRAIFRVISGMVFYLGFAWAFFDPLRQTWHDKVASTLVVDA from the coding sequence ATGGATGAGCCGATAGAAAACCGCCTGCGCAAGAGCGGTCTGCAACCCGCTCCGCTTGGCAGGCGAAGCGTCGCTTTCGCCATCGACGATATGTTGATCAGTATAATCTTTATAATACTCCTGTGGCAGCCGATTTCGATGGCACAGGGGCCGCAGGAGGTTGCAGCCGTCATCAACAGCGTCTGGCTGCTGATTGCGACGGCGCACATTATCTACCATACATGGTTTGTCTGGCAGTATGGCGCGACACTCGGGAAAATCGCGATGAAAATGGTCGTGGTCGAGACAGGGACAATGCAAAGGCCCCGTTTCTCCGTCGCTTTCAATCGCGCCATATTCCGTGTCATCAGCGGCATGGTCTTCTATCTTGGTTTTGCCTGGGCCTTTTTCGACCCTCTTCGCCAGACATGGCATGACAAAGTAGCCTCCACCCTGGTTGTCGATGCGTAA
- the uvrC gene encoding excinuclease ABC subunit UvrC, translating to MIERLKNLPDTPGVYQYFDKEGRLLYVGKAKSLKKRVKSYFRFTPTLAPAPNLGPRIYQMIAQAARIKTIVTPTESDALLLENSLIKQLKPKYNILLRDDKTYPYIYIDMSEPFPRFELTRKVVRGRKVKYFGPFPHGARAILDSLYELVPLVQKKGCLKGKKACLFHQIGRCEAPCEGKIDETAYKTLIKEALSYIHNRQKIKKALERRMQQYAQSLRFEEAAQIRDRIDAIDKIEEFSSADLAKLEDLDIFAVDFGEEGGVLVRLFMREGKIVASSHTWLNLHDESDIGEVYRRSILEFYSAETPFTARAILTAHPFEEQEELAALLAKRLGKKVAIATPRRGDKKRLVALGMQNAKELLRQKRDRPKSDVSEQIRDLLDLAEPPERIEIFDNSHLAGKAPVGAMVVFNGGKWEKSSYRHYNLAAKDEYHQMEEMLTQRIASFKKSPPPDLWVIDGGETLRALASGLLKKFGTNLPVVGIAKEKIDAKAHRAKGSARDLLYTEKGAMRLMPSDRRLQWFQRLRDEAHRFAIAYHKKQRLKEDKKISLLEARGIGPAKVKRLIDYFSSFEAIREADMQTLAKVLNKTDAVSIIRYLQNAREKEQD from the coding sequence ATGATAGAGCGTTTGAAAAACCTTCCCGACACGCCGGGTGTTTACCAGTATTTCGATAAAGAGGGGCGGCTTCTGTATGTCGGCAAAGCCAAAAGCCTGAAAAAACGTGTCAAAAGCTATTTCAGGTTTACGCCCACGCTGGCCCCCGCGCCGAACCTTGGTCCACGCATCTACCAGATGATCGCCCAGGCCGCACGCATCAAAACGATCGTCACCCCCACCGAAAGCGATGCGCTCCTGCTGGAAAACTCCCTTATAAAGCAGCTCAAACCCAAATACAACATACTGCTCAGAGACGACAAAACCTATCCCTACATCTACATCGACATGAGCGAGCCTTTCCCCCGCTTCGAACTGACACGCAAGGTAGTCAGAGGCAGAAAAGTGAAATATTTCGGCCCCTTCCCCCACGGTGCCAGGGCCATTCTCGACTCCTTGTACGAACTGGTGCCGCTGGTTCAGAAAAAGGGGTGCCTCAAAGGCAAGAAAGCGTGCCTTTTCCACCAGATCGGCCGCTGCGAGGCTCCCTGCGAAGGGAAAATCGACGAAACCGCCTACAAAACCCTCATCAAAGAGGCCCTCTCCTACATCCACAACCGGCAGAAGATAAAAAAAGCGCTCGAGCGGCGCATGCAGCAGTATGCCCAGTCGCTCCGGTTCGAAGAGGCGGCACAGATTCGCGACCGCATCGACGCGATCGACAAGATCGAGGAGTTTTCCAGTGCCGACCTGGCCAAGCTCGAGGACCTCGACATCTTCGCCGTCGATTTCGGCGAGGAGGGAGGTGTCCTGGTCAGACTCTTCATGCGGGAGGGCAAAATCGTGGCTTCGAGCCATACATGGCTCAATCTGCATGACGAGTCGGACATCGGCGAAGTCTATCGCCGCAGCATCCTCGAATTCTACAGTGCCGAAACCCCCTTCACGGCCCGCGCCATACTCACCGCCCATCCCTTCGAAGAGCAGGAGGAGCTGGCCGCGCTTCTTGCGAAACGTCTTGGGAAAAAGGTCGCCATCGCGACACCCAGGCGGGGAGACAAAAAACGGCTCGTCGCGCTGGGCATGCAAAACGCCAAAGAGCTGCTCAGACAAAAAAGGGATCGTCCGAAATCCGACGTTTCCGAGCAGATCCGCGATCTCCTGGATCTTGCGGAGCCGCCGGAGCGGATCGAGATTTTCGACAACTCCCATCTTGCCGGCAAAGCGCCGGTGGGCGCGATGGTCGTCTTTAATGGCGGAAAATGGGAAAAATCCTCCTACCGCCACTACAATCTCGCCGCAAAAGACGAATACCACCAGATGGAGGAGATGCTCACACAGCGCATCGCCTCTTTTAAAAAATCGCCACCCCCCGACCTGTGGGTCATCGACGGGGGGGAGACCCTGCGCGCACTAGCATCTGGACTGCTCAAAAAGTTCGGAACGAACCTGCCTGTTGTCGGCATCGCGAAGGAGAAGATCGACGCCAAAGCCCACCGGGCGAAAGGATCGGCCAGGGATCTTCTCTACACCGAAAAGGGCGCGATGCGCCTGATGCCAAGCGACCGGCGACTTCAGTGGTTCCAGCGCCTGCGCGACGAAGCCCACCGTTTCGCCATCGCCTACCACAAAAAACAGCGCCTCAAGGAGGACAAGAAGATCTCCCTGCTGGAGGCCAGGGGCATCGGTCCGGCCAAAGTGAAACGGCTGATCGACTATTTCAGCTCCTTCGAAGCGATCAGGGAGGCCGATATGCAGACACTGGCGAAGGTACTAAACAAAACCGATGCCGTGTCGATAATTAGGTATCTTCAAAACGCCCGTGAAAAAGAGCAGGATTGA
- a CDS encoding uroporphyrinogen-III synthase yields MRNKKEAVRAAEKPDTRHATPTRIYLLSPTSRPEAKHLPMIRFTLLPQTIDFSRFDAIILTSRQGIVALDEVSGGAWKRLPVAAIGKQTAAEAQARGGKVIYVASKAYGDVLAKELAKRFKKLRWLYARPRVVVSKIAKELQEAGIEVEEAVVYETSCSHYERKQRPEAGAVLIFTAPSIVKCFFENFDWDESWKAVAIGNKTAQAFPNGVKPAISPSTSIDEAIRFSKNLVPD; encoded by the coding sequence ATGAGAAACAAGAAAGAAGCGGTGCGGGCCGCCGAGAAGCCCGACACCCGACACGCAACACCCACCCGAATCTACCTTCTCTCCCCCACCTCCCGGCCGGAGGCGAAGCACCTTCCGATGATCCGTTTTACGCTGCTGCCACAAACCATCGATTTTTCCAGGTTCGACGCCATAATTCTTACCTCAAGGCAAGGGATTGTCGCTTTGGATGAGGTTTCTGGCGGGGCGTGGAAAAGGCTGCCGGTGGCGGCCATCGGAAAGCAGACGGCGGCGGAAGCGCAAGCGCGGGGAGGGAAAGTGATTTACGTCGCGTCCAAAGCCTACGGCGATGTATTGGCGAAAGAGCTGGCGAAGCGTTTCAAAAAACTGCGTTGGCTCTATGCCCGTCCCAGGGTGGTGGTCTCAAAAATCGCCAAAGAGCTGCAAGAAGCGGGCATCGAAGTGGAAGAGGCGGTCGTTTACGAAACCTCCTGCAGTCATTACGAACGAAAGCAGAGACCGGAAGCGGGCGCCGTTCTCATTTTCACTGCTCCTTCCATCGTCAAATGTTTCTTCGAAAATTTCGACTGGGACGAAAGCTGGAAGGCGGTGGCCATCGGCAACAAAACGGCACAAGCATTCCCAAATGGCGTCAAACCGGCAATTTCTCCCTCCACATCCATCGACGAAGCGATCCGTTTTTCGAAAAATTTAGTCCCCGATTAA
- the nadB gene encoding L-aspartate oxidase, translated as MKTDSKYDVIIIGAGIAGLYAALHIPKQKRVLILCKDIPWECNTFYAQGGVAAAVDESDVEAHIEDTLNAGAGLCNREAVEVMVKESLDVIPDLVRRGFLFDRDEKGNLLYTKEAAHSRPRILHAGGDATGRYLHQFLMEANPHPFVYNVRVFDLLRSGDTCYGLRALINDEIKELYADAIIIASGGVGSLYAYHTNSRTISSDIHGIGLERGIRLDMMEMMQFHPTVYVDNPWARKQLLTEALRGEGAEIVDEEGRRFLFDYDERGELASRDIVSRAIFDYQKRRGTKVYLKMDMFDEEFFAHRFPNIKKSLASVGFNLPKDWVPISPAFHYAIGGIVCDLDGVVPGLENLYVVGEAASTGVHGANRLASNSLLEGLVFGRRAAIHLVEKRFSWSHKPAFAEFKGKLVEKDDTILKQRLRRTMWQEVGIVRTRSGLERALDFVDDVQHLTIGRLLALRLKTARKIIESALARKESVGAHYIINE; from the coding sequence ATGAAAACCGACAGCAAATACGATGTCATCATAATCGGCGCGGGAATCGCCGGGCTCTACGCGGCACTTCATATTCCCAAACAGAAGCGCGTTCTGATTTTGTGCAAGGATATTCCGTGGGAGTGCAACACTTTCTACGCCCAGGGTGGCGTGGCTGCTGCCGTGGATGAAAGCGATGTCGAAGCCCATATCGAAGATACGCTCAACGCAGGCGCGGGCCTGTGCAACCGCGAAGCGGTGGAGGTGATGGTCAAAGAGAGCCTTGACGTGATTCCCGATCTCGTCCGACGCGGATTTCTGTTCGACCGTGACGAAAAGGGCAATCTTCTTTACACGAAGGAGGCCGCCCACAGCCGACCGCGCATTCTCCATGCCGGCGGCGACGCGACGGGGCGCTACCTTCACCAGTTTCTCATGGAGGCCAACCCCCACCCCTTTGTCTACAATGTCCGGGTCTTCGACCTTCTGCGTTCGGGCGATACCTGCTACGGGCTGCGTGCATTGATCAACGACGAGATCAAGGAACTTTACGCCGATGCGATCATCATCGCCAGCGGCGGTGTGGGAAGCCTTTACGCCTACCACACCAACTCCCGCACCATCAGCTCCGACATCCATGGCATCGGCCTCGAACGGGGCATTCGCCTCGACATGATGGAGATGATGCAGTTTCATCCCACCGTCTATGTGGACAACCCCTGGGCGAGAAAACAGCTTCTGACCGAAGCTCTCAGGGGGGAGGGTGCCGAAATCGTAGACGAAGAGGGGCGCCGCTTTCTTTTCGACTACGACGAGCGGGGAGAGCTGGCCTCGAGGGATATCGTCAGCCGGGCGATTTTCGACTATCAAAAGCGCCGGGGCACCAAAGTCTATCTGAAGATGGACATGTTCGACGAAGAGTTTTTCGCCCACCGCTTTCCCAACATCAAGAAGTCCCTCGCCTCGGTCGGCTTCAATCTGCCCAAAGACTGGGTGCCCATCTCGCCGGCTTTCCACTACGCGATCGGCGGCATCGTCTGCGACCTCGACGGCGTGGTGCCGGGGCTCGAAAACCTCTATGTCGTCGGCGAAGCGGCGAGTACCGGGGTTCACGGGGCCAACAGGCTGGCGAGCAATTCGCTGCTGGAGGGACTCGTTTTTGGCCGTCGCGCCGCGATCCACCTGGTCGAAAAACGTTTCTCCTGGAGCCACAAACCCGCTTTCGCCGAGTTCAAGGGCAAACTGGTCGAAAAGGACGATACGATTCTCAAACAGCGCCTGCGGCGGACGATGTGGCAGGAGGTGGGCATCGTCAGAACCCGCTCGGGGCTCGAACGTGCCCTCGATTTCGTCGACGACGTCCAGCATCTGACCATCGGCCGTCTGCTTGCTTTGCGTCTTAAAACCGCCAGAAAAATTATCGAATCGGCGCTTGCCCGCAAAGAATCGGTGGGAGCGCATTACATAATCAACGAATAG
- the purD gene encoding phosphoribosylamine--glycine ligase — translation MRVMVVGSGGREYAIGRALHKDPAVEKIYFAPGNGATPQMGENVDISDYEALADYVEKEGIELTIVGPEAPLVGGIVDIFKARGLKIFGPSKKAAQLEGSKIFMKNFLARHNIPTARYVETESIEEAFGFIDSLTEPIVVKADGLCAGKGVIIAKSRDEAKKAASEMLSGKAFGEAGTKIVVEEFLNGYELSLFAICDGRDYVLLPAAQDHKRLLDNDEGPNTGGMGAYAPTPLINDELYRKIEARIIKPTVDGMAEEGMPFEGVLFAGLMIVDNEPYTLEFNVRFGDPECEVLMPLLKTPAGELFDKAASGRLKELDVAFMDKYAVGVVMASRNYPYKSSEPAEIIIDRIVHTELAEKAHIDFAGVSLIDGKLMATGGRVLVCVGLGDSIKEARDNAYMLCGQVHFAGKQCRSDIAYQALRQTDG, via the coding sequence ATGAGAGTGATGGTCGTGGGAAGCGGTGGACGTGAATATGCGATAGGGCGTGCTTTGCACAAAGATCCGGCGGTGGAGAAGATCTACTTCGCACCGGGTAACGGGGCGACGCCGCAGATGGGAGAAAATGTCGATATCAGCGACTACGAAGCGCTGGCCGACTATGTGGAAAAAGAGGGGATTGAGCTGACGATCGTGGGTCCCGAAGCGCCGCTTGTCGGAGGGATCGTCGATATTTTCAAGGCACGGGGACTGAAGATTTTCGGGCCTTCGAAGAAGGCGGCACAGCTGGAAGGCAGCAAAATTTTCATGAAAAACTTTCTGGCGCGCCATAACATTCCGACGGCCCGCTATGTCGAGACGGAGAGCATCGAGGAGGCTTTCGGGTTCATCGATTCGCTAACCGAACCGATTGTCGTAAAAGCGGACGGGCTTTGTGCCGGCAAGGGTGTCATTATCGCCAAAAGCCGCGACGAAGCGAAAAAGGCCGCCTCGGAAATGCTCAGCGGCAAAGCGTTCGGCGAAGCCGGGACCAAGATCGTCGTGGAAGAGTTTCTTAATGGGTATGAACTTTCACTTTTTGCCATCTGCGACGGCAGAGACTACGTGCTGCTGCCCGCGGCGCAGGACCACAAGCGTCTTCTCGACAATGACGAAGGGCCCAATACGGGGGGGATGGGAGCCTACGCCCCGACGCCGCTGATCAACGACGAACTCTACCGCAAGATCGAGGCGCGCATCATCAAGCCCACCGTCGACGGAATGGCGGAGGAAGGGATGCCTTTTGAAGGTGTCCTTTTTGCCGGCCTGATGATCGTCGACAACGAACCCTATACCCTCGAATTCAATGTGCGCTTCGGCGATCCCGAGTGTGAAGTGCTGATGCCGCTTCTGAAGACGCCGGCGGGAGAGCTGTTTGACAAAGCCGCATCCGGAAGACTTAAGGAGCTCGATGTGGCGTTCATGGACAAATATGCCGTAGGTGTCGTCATGGCAAGCCGCAACTACCCCTACAAAAGCAGCGAGCCGGCGGAGATCATCATCGACAGGATCGTTCATACCGAACTGGCCGAAAAAGCGCACATCGATTTCGCCGGTGTCTCCCTCATCGACGGGAAACTGATGGCGACCGGCGGCCGGGTACTCGTATGTGTCGGGCTCGGCGATTCGATCAAAGAAGCCCGGGACAACGCCTACATGCTCTGCGGGCAGGTCCATTTTGCCGGCAAACAGTGCCGAAGCGACATCGCCTATCAGGCGCTGCGTCAGACGGATGGATGA
- the guaA gene encoding glutamine-hydrolyzing GMP synthase, with the protein MKDVSIIVLDFGSQYTQLIARRLREEKVYCEIVPYFTKVEEIRAKNPKGIILSGGPASVYDKDAYEVDKAVYDLGLPILGICYGMQRIAVDFGGSVVRSSHHEYGKAELHFHEEHGHTSPLFEGCHDGTVVWMSHSDRVEKLPEGFKPIAYSDNSPYAAIADETRKIYALQFHPEVHHSEEGHIMLRNFARTICGVSEKWDMGHFLKEQIKKIREQVGDGKVLCALSGGVDSSVVAALLYEAIGDQLIPVFVDNGLLRKGEREQVESVFKVHLKVPLITVDASEHFLVKLAGVTDPEQKRKIIGHTFIEVFEEEAKKHEGIRFLAQGTLYPDVIESVSVKGPSETIKSHHNVGGLPEWMDFELIEPLRELFKDEVRKLGLELGLPESLVYRHPFPGPGLAIRIMGEVNIYDLDLLREADVILLEELKASGYYNKTWQAFAVLLNVKSVGVMGDNRTYDNTVCVRVVEAVDGMTATFAHLPHDLLERISRRIINEVDGINRVVYDISSKPPATIEWE; encoded by the coding sequence TTGAAAGACGTCAGCATCATCGTTCTCGATTTCGGATCGCAGTACACCCAGCTCATCGCAAGAAGGCTGCGGGAAGAGAAGGTCTATTGCGAAATCGTTCCCTATTTCACGAAAGTCGAAGAGATTCGTGCGAAAAACCCCAAAGGCATTATCCTCAGCGGCGGCCCTGCCTCGGTATACGACAAGGATGCCTACGAAGTCGACAAAGCGGTCTACGATCTGGGACTTCCGATACTTGGCATCTGTTACGGCATGCAGCGCATCGCCGTCGATTTCGGGGGGTCGGTTGTTCGCTCCAGTCATCACGAATACGGCAAAGCGGAACTCCATTTCCACGAAGAGCATGGGCATACTTCGCCGCTTTTTGAAGGGTGTCACGACGGCACCGTCGTCTGGATGAGCCACTCCGACAGGGTCGAAAAACTTCCGGAAGGCTTCAAGCCGATCGCCTACAGTGACAACTCCCCCTACGCCGCCATCGCGGACGAGACGAGAAAAATTTACGCCCTCCAGTTCCACCCGGAAGTTCACCACTCCGAAGAGGGGCACATCATGCTGCGCAATTTCGCCCGCACCATCTGCGGGGTGAGCGAAAAGTGGGACATGGGACATTTCCTCAAGGAGCAGATCAAAAAGATCCGGGAGCAGGTCGGCGACGGGAAGGTGCTCTGTGCCCTCTCCGGCGGGGTCGACTCTTCCGTCGTGGCGGCGCTGCTTTATGAAGCGATCGGCGATCAGCTTATACCGGTCTTTGTCGACAACGGCCTCTTGAGAAAAGGGGAGCGCGAGCAGGTCGAAAGCGTATTCAAGGTCCATTTGAAGGTACCACTGATCACCGTCGATGCCAGCGAACATTTTCTGGTGAAACTGGCGGGCGTCACCGATCCGGAACAGAAGCGCAAAATCATCGGCCACACCTTCATCGAGGTCTTCGAAGAGGAAGCGAAAAAGCACGAAGGGATCAGATTCCTGGCCCAGGGCACCCTCTACCCCGACGTCATCGAATCGGTTTCGGTCAAGGGGCCCAGCGAGACGATCAAGTCGCACCATAATGTGGGCGGCCTTCCCGAGTGGATGGATTTCGAACTGATCGAGCCGCTTCGGGAACTCTTCAAGGATGAGGTGCGAAAACTGGGGCTGGAGCTGGGGCTGCCCGAGTCGCTGGTGTACCGTCACCCCTTCCCGGGACCCGGCCTGGCGATCCGCATCATGGGGGAGGTGAACATCTACGATCTCGATCTTCTGAGGGAAGCGGACGTGATTCTTCTCGAGGAGCTGAAAGCGAGCGGTTACTACAACAAGACATGGCAGGCGTTCGCGGTGCTGCTCAACGTCAAGAGTGTGGGTGTCATGGGAGACAACCGCACCTACGACAACACGGTCTGTGTGCGTGTCGTCGAAGCCGTGGACGGCATGACCGCCACCTTCGCCCACCTCCCCCACGATCTGCTCGAGCGCATCAGCCGGCGGATCATCAACGAAGTCGACGGCATTAACCGGGTCGTCTACGACATCAGCTCCAAACCGCCGGCGACGATCGAGTGGGAGTGA